A single region of the Coregonus clupeaformis isolate EN_2021a chromosome 40, ASM2061545v1, whole genome shotgun sequence genome encodes:
- the LOC121571744 gene encoding guanylate-binding protein 1-like, which translates to MAGQTVSMKEPVCLIENDSDGKLRVVRSALDILDQIDQHVVVVAVVGLYRTGKSYLMNKLAGERKGFALGATIQSKTKGIWMWCVPHPEKGDHTLVLLDTEGLGDVEKGDEKNDNWIFSLAVLLSSTLVYNSLGTIDNNALEKLHYVTELTEHIKVKSNQRDGEESSEYLRYFPSFVWTVRDFTLTLEVDGIPITANEYLENALKLKTGHSKKDQTYNLPRSCLRNYFSPRWCFVFERPASRDKMRRMEELTDADLEPSFVEQAKEFCDHVFKEAKTKTLKQGLKVTGRLLGNLAETYVSAIRSGQIPCLDNAVLALAQIENSSAIERARAHYQRGMADWVAYPTETQEELSEVHAVMEKEAVAIFINSSFKDEDQKYQLELMKVLQEEYEKICERNYKESQKACKSKIECIFAPLEEQIRDGSYMTSGGYKKYCNDLKLATSEYRSEGGRGVKAEEVLKEYLERKASIGQAILSADQSLSEAEQRAEAEKAKREASERENRAMEEQLEVQEKLRVDQQRTYEENVNQLMERMKRDSRNAIAEHDRVLQARLREQNDLLQQGFDDRAHQMQREIDALKGAKAEEEQKTPSFMSTALDTVGTAATLFLPGIIPKVGGMAVKWLSKWF; encoded by the exons GAACAAGCTGGCTGGGGAGAGGAAAG GTTTTGCCCTTGGAGCCACCATCCAGTCCAAAACTAAGGGCATCTGGATGTGGTGTGTGCCTCATCCTGAAAAAGGAGACCACACCCTGGTGCTGCTGGATACAGAGGGGCTGGGGGATGTGGAGAAG GGTGATGAGAAGAATGACAACTGGATCTTTTCCCTGGCTGTCCTGCTCAGCAGTACTCTGGTGTACAACAGCCTGGGAACCATCGACAACAACGCCCTGGAGAAACTACA CTATGTGACAGAACTGACAGAGCACATCAAGGTGAAGTCCAACCAGCGAGACGGGGAGGAATCTTCAGAGTACCTGCGTTACTTTCCTTCCTTTGTGTGGACAGTCAGAGATTTCACCCTGACCCTGGAGGTTGATGGAATACCCATCACAGCCAATGAGTACCTGGAGAACGCTCTTAAACTGAAAACAG GTCATAGTAAGAAAGATCAGACATACAACCTGCCTCGTAGCTGCCTGCGGAACTATTTCTCTCCTCGCTGGTGCTTTGTGTTTGAGAGGCCAGCCAGCAGAGACAAAATGAGACGTATGGAGGAGCTGACCGATGCTGACCTGGAGCCCTCCTTTGTGGAGCAAGCCAAGGAGTTCTGTGACCATGTCTTCAAGGAGGCCAAGAccaagaccctgaaacagggCCTGAAAGTTACTGGCAGAC TGCTGGGGAACCTGGCAGAGACTTATGTGTCTGCCATCCGGAGTGGGCAGATCCCCTGCCTGGACAACGCTGTGTTGGCGCTGGCCCAGATTGAGAACTCCAGTGCCATCGAGAGGGCCAGGGCCCACTACCAGAGGGGCATGGCTGACTGGGTGGCCTACCCCACAGAGACCCAAGAGGAGCTGTCTGAAGTGCATGCTGTCATGGAGAAGGAGGCTGTGGCCATATTCATCAACAGCTCCTTTAAAGACGAGGACCAGAAGTACCAGTTGGAGCTCATG AAAGTGCTTCAGGAGGAGTACGAGAAGATCTGTGAGAGGAACTACAAGGAGTCCCAGAAGGCATGCAAGTCCAAAATTGAATGCATCTTTGCCCCTCTAGAGGAGCAAATAAGGGATGGCTCCTACATGACCTCTGGAGGATACAAAAAGTACTGCAATGATCTGAAACTGGCCACCAGCGAATACAGAtctgagggaggcaggggagtgAAG GCTGAAGAGGTACTGAAGGAGTACTTGGAAAGGAAGGCCAGCATTGGTCAGGCCATCCTGTCAGCAGACCAGTCCCTCAGTGAAGCTGAGCAGAGAGCAGAAG CGGAGAAAGCGAAAAGGGAAGCATCTGAACGGGAGAATCGCGCCATGGAAGAGCAGCTGGAAGTCCAGGAGAAGTTGAGAGTGGACCAGCAGAGGACATATGAGGAGAATGTGAACCAGCTGAtggagaggatgaagagagacagtAGAAATGCCATAGCAGAGCATGATAGAGTTCTGCAGGCCAGACTCAGG GAGCAGAACGACCTTCTCCAGCAAGGGTTTGATGACCGAGCACACCAAATGCAAAGAGAGATAGATGCCCTTAAGGGTGCGAAGGCAGAAGAGGAACAGAAAACCCCCTCATTTATGAGCACAGCTCTGGATACTGTTGGGACTGCAGCTACCTTGTTCCTTCCAGGAATAATTCCCAAAGTAGGAGGAATGGCTGTGAAATGGTTGTCAAAGTGGTTCTGA